The sequence TAGTGTTCTTGTGATTCAGTTCTTTAAGCTGTTTCATAGTTTTATGGTTTCTGGTGTCTCACAATCAGAAAACCTGACAATAACTTAGTATCTCAGCTCAGGCCCATATCTTCAGAAAGAGGTATCAAGCATCCATGGCAATATTTGCACTATTTAGCCTAATTAAACTTCCTATATTGAATGCATAAAAACAAAGCTCCTTTGAACCTGTCATACAACCATTCCCACCAAAAGCTTGCTTAAGCTGCTTGATGAGTCTAGAGTTCAGGCATTGGATATTCCCATATTCGGGCCTATATTAATTCACGCTTCAAGTTCAAAGGATATTTTCCGTCCGTGCCAGGGCGGtgtcaaaataatataaaactatttttgaTACCTCTCTTAGAGAGTTGAAGCTTTTTTGGGTGGAATAATTCTTCCACAGAAAGGAGGCTATGCCAAAAATTGGTCTCAATCTGGCACTTTGGCTTTTGGTAAACTTATGTGACAATTAGCAACAAACATATACATTAACTTCCTTTTTCCTGTATTCAGGAAATGATCAAGTCACAGCTAGTTCTGAAGtctgcttctttttcttgttccGCTGGAGCTCACCATAGAAGTAAAACATGAAGCCCCACAGAGATAAAACAAGAGAAATCCCCTTCTCAACTCTGAATTTTTCATGGTAGAAAAACACAGCTAAAGTCTCTGTCACAGGCAGCAGAGTAGCAATTATAATACCAGAGAGCAATGAAGAACCACAGAAGACAACACCAACTGCTCCCATGAAGAACAACTGCCAAAAGATTGCATTAACCATCAGCACCACATAATATTTTGCTTTCCCCAGCTCGAACTCACTGGCCTCTCTTGGAATCGCCTGCATCAGACATGGCCATGGAAAGTACAGTCATTCATTTCAATATCAGTTTACAAGGCTAAGCTAATAAACTATGCCGTAACAAAAGAAAGGATACCGCAAAATCCTTATGCAGAAGCATCCCAGTAGTGCAGAATGCAGTAGCAAAGAAAGATATCACCAGCTGCATCTCCATAACCAGAGTATAAGTAATGGTCtggtttgctttcttatatGTCAACTCGATCAACGGTAGCACAAACCCATAAAGAGCTGAAGCACCCAGAGTCATGAAAAATCCCGACAAGTACTGCCCATTGGTTTCATGAGGAGGGCGATCAGAACTAGCATGCAGCACCAGAACAACAGCTCCAATGgacaataagaaaatagcatTAACAGTAAAAGGAGTGAACTTTTGCTTGACTAGAACGTAAGCAAATCCAGCCGTAAAGCCAAGCTGGGTAGCGATTATAAGAGCAGAAGTAGAGACAGGAAGAAGAGAAACACCATAGGCGGCAAGAAAATCATCCAAGCCTGTAAGAACACCTATAACAGCACAAGCTATGAAGAGACGAGGGGTTATGTAATAGAGCTTGGTGCTGCCAGCATTCTTGCTTCGACGATGAATGTAGGAAACAAAAAGGGGAAATATGATAAATGGCCAACCAGCTGTTTGCAGAAAGCTTGAAATCCAGACACCCTTGCCGCCTTTTAAGAAGTAGAGGCGCTGTATAAGTGGACCTCCGCAGTTGCCTATGGCCAGCATTGTACCATTCACTATGAGTAGGAATTTCTTCAGGGTACTGctcatcttttcttcttcacctGATACTGGGTTATTACTGACGATGTACTCAGTCTCCATCTTCACAAGCTCAGTTATCTGCTCAATATTcaatttgttaaaagaaattctcGATACAAGAATGCCCATTAGATGTCAAATCTAGTTTCCTTGTAATTAAGATTAGTTTTGCCCCTCCATGATATCTCCTTAGTCTCTATTCAATGGAAAAATCACCTCCTTTAGATTTCATATGAAAAACTAActccattttaaaaaataatagtaatagaaCCTCCAAGAATATGTAGAAACTACTAATTAGAGACAAACCCCAAAACAAATCTATCTCCCAAGTGCTTtagctaaaattaaattttctaccatattaaaaataatctgATTGGTATTTTTAGTTATGAGAATTAAAAAGATTCAATCTCCGCTATGATCTAGATAGTCATGATACGGATATTAATGGAGTTAGAACTATTATTCATATGGATATTAATGGAGTTagaactattatttttatttttataggagtcaaaatataaagaaaaaataatttaaaataaaccaaaaagtTGGAGGTGGTAgattaaaatcaaaagataataatttgaaatactcaggttaaacaaaattaacaaaCTTATTTATCACTATAGTAATGGCCCCTATTAGCAAGTTCCTATTTCAAACTTCTAAGACAAAAAGACAAAACTTATGAGGCATTGTATAGcaaaagaaagatgataatttcacaaaaagaggtaatttaattttcatacaGTAGAAAACACTCCAAAAACAGAGTCAAATGTTGAATTGTCCCCTTGTCGCCTAACTAATccatcaaacataaaaggacTGTTCAATCTGGGCTCTGTCAATACTATTGAAGCATGTATTTGAGATACTACAGTCAGAAATATGATCAGTATTTGATAATTGAGAGATGAGCAagctgaaaaaaaaaaattaaaattaaataaatgaatatatcaGTTTAGCTTTTCCAAATCAgtttctttagtttttattaaagactTTTCTTAGCATCTGTATTTTTAGAATCagcttttaaaaattattagaaaatacaaCTTCTCCTGGAACTGTTCGTCCAAAATTCATAATCTCTATTTCAAAACCATTTTCGAAAGAAaagttctaaaaaatataatctttacATCCAAAAACTGTGTCTAACAAAAAACTGCAAACTCAAAGGAAAACGAgtattcaaagaaaaggaatcaCAGAGGTTACCTCTATCTATGAGCAAAGTAATTGAATATAaagcagaagaagatttctAGGCTGCAAGCCGCCATCTAAACATCAAAGAATTCCTCAATTCCAAGAACTACCTGAAAACTCCATTGTAACAGAGACGTGCCAAGGTGATTATTCCtaacctatatatatatatatcataacaaTCACTACAGATTGTGTGGTATAtaattagagagagagaggcacAAGTGTAAGAAGCAATCTGACAAAAAAACAAGAACCCAAAAAGGCAATGcctacaaatatatatatgtatgtatatacaGAGAAAGAAGAACTTATGCTTTATAATATACTTGGACATTTAAAGTATTAGGCAGATGCAGAAGGCACTGCAGTTTGTTGGACACGTATTCATATGAGCAGAGTCACTCCTTGAATTAGGGCATACGTGTAAAACACCCATGTCGTCACGAAAAAGTAGCAAATCTAAGAACCATGAAGTGAAAATCTGAGAAAAAccccagaaaaagaaagctaAGAGATTAGAATTAATGTTAAGGGATTAAAATCAAAGTGGGTcagaaatagagaaaagagtCAACCCCATAGCTTAAAATCTTAACTGCTGTACGTATTTTTTGTTGAACTATAATCAGTTTAGGTTTTGTATTTTAGTTGTTGTGTTCATGTTTATAGGAGTTTGTTCTCCGGGTTGAGTTCtacagaaaagaagaaattcgaTGAAATCGAACTGATCTAAAAACTGAccaaaatgaatttaaaattgagtTAATCGTATTAgtcaatttaatttcttttttttttttttttttaaatatgcttaactgctttctttattttattttttttgtttgaacaATCCGCTGTTAATTGATCCAacctattatattttaatgtttgattcttttaactttttatatattttaaataaatttaattttttatataactttCAAAAAAAGtatcttttaactttttagagtatttctaaaaatataattttatcagtTAACTAACCAAATTGATAACCCaaactctttttatttttttaaacttttgatAGAAGAGATTTTatggttgattttataatattctaatATCTAGAGAATTACAATTTTAGCAATTtatgttaatatttattaacacattaacatatttataattgttaATAGTTTGGATAATTGAATTTCAAACAAAGCCCGTCTTGAcagatataataaaatattgaattttctagttttactaaatcactcaaaatttatagaattaaagaaaaattatattataaaactatttttctccctttaatttttattatatttggaTAAAGCTAATTTGGTAATAAATGTAACTGTATTGTAGTGAAATCACAAGCAACTGATACCAAATGAATGAgctataattattgaattaatagTGTTAgtgaatttaaatataaaatgttaaGAGTTTAACTTTTAGAATACTACGTCAAAAAATAACTACatataaaaatctttattttaagttaattgaacatttaatttgatttttattcataacaatttaagaaaaaaaagaaaaagaacttgACAATCGATTGTTCTTACTTGCTTACCTGTAAATTCTACAtatattaaaggaaaaattaaagaaaatgctAAACATCTCATTATCTTTTACTCTACCTAATGCGACAtccattatatttataaaattgacttttaattttaaaatattaaaaaataattttataaaaataaaaaagaccattatcaaatagataaaaaatgaaaaaagaaagtagtgAAGTATATAAGATTACTAGTTAGAAGTTAATGTGGGAAATCCTCTCCCTCTTTCTAAAAcgtctttcttctttttctccatATTGCAAGCTATTTTTGGCAGgcaaaaacataaataaaatgtgaAAGTATAACGTAAATGAAAGTCAgtataattaatcttattaataaataaaaataccacatacttaaaatttgaaaaatagcTTCAAATAAATCAAAGTGTGGTCTTGCAATGATTATAAATAAGTACCacttttctttatccttttttgACATTTACTTTATACAATTATAAGTACCTTCTCCGCACCAATGTTCTCCTTTTCTCCACTCATtgtcatttattaattacccTTTTCTGTATGTAATTGTAAAGTAAATTTtcaagacaaaaaagaaacccATGGTGGTGGAGATATAGTCAGTAGTCACCCATAGCGTCCATTATGGAGTTAGTTTCTAGTTGTGGAGGAAGAGGAGAGGATGGAAATGGAAAACAATGAAAtaaatcctttttcttcagtttgatttcttttttaaagcaaAGCCGAACCGAACCGAATTGTACTTAccaattaaactaaatttatttgtgagtatgactgaatttttaaatagaatgaaagtaa comes from Ricinus communis isolate WT05 ecotype wild-type chromosome 5, ASM1957865v1, whole genome shotgun sequence and encodes:
- the LOC8258344 gene encoding purine permease 3 isoform X2; this translates as METEYIVSNNPVSGEEEKMSSTLKKFLLIVNGTMLAIGNCGGPLIQRLYFLKGGKGVWISSFLQTAGWPFIIFPLFVSYIHRRSKNAGSTKLYYITPRLFIACAVIGVLTGLDDFLAAYGVSLLPVSTSALIIATQLGFTAGFAYVLVKQKFTPFTVNAIFLLSIGAVVLVLHASSDRPPHETNGQYLSGFFMTLGASALYGFVLPLIELTYKKANQTITYTLVMEMQLVISFFATAFCTTGMLLHKDFAAIPREASEFELGKAKYYVVLMVNAIFWQLFFMGAVGVVFCGSSLLSGIIIATLLPVTETLAVFFYHEKFRVEKGISLVLSLWGFMFYFYGELQRNKKKKQTSELAVT
- the LOC8258344 gene encoding purine permease 3 isoform X1, with the translated sequence MGILVSRISFNKLNIEQITELVKMETEYIVSNNPVSGEEEKMSSTLKKFLLIVNGTMLAIGNCGGPLIQRLYFLKGGKGVWISSFLQTAGWPFIIFPLFVSYIHRRSKNAGSTKLYYITPRLFIACAVIGVLTGLDDFLAAYGVSLLPVSTSALIIATQLGFTAGFAYVLVKQKFTPFTVNAIFLLSIGAVVLVLHASSDRPPHETNGQYLSGFFMTLGASALYGFVLPLIELTYKKANQTITYTLVMEMQLVISFFATAFCTTGMLLHKDFAAIPREASEFELGKAKYYVVLMVNAIFWQLFFMGAVGVVFCGSSLLSGIIIATLLPVTETLAVFFYHEKFRVEKGISLVLSLWGFMFYFYGELQRNKKKKQTSELAVT